The following nucleotide sequence is from Malania oleifera isolate guangnan ecotype guangnan chromosome 4, ASM2987363v1, whole genome shotgun sequence.
TGCTAGGATATTAACCATTTATTAATAATGGAATCAAATATCATAATAGGAAACAAAAGTATTGAAATTGATTCACCTTGGGTAGGGCTTTTATATGTacactttttttttatatttaattttcacAATAAACATATGTGTTTTAGTAGGATTGACCTTTGGTTAAGTCCGAGTTAAGTTGAAAATGTCAGTGTTAGGAGAATCCTCATAAATAAACTTCATATACATGGGTGACCCAAATGCTTAAGCGTTAGGTCTTGGACCCaaccgtgtgtgtgtgtgtaagacaCTCATCCTCCACTCAAGTTTCCATTTATGTgaggacaaactcacaagtggaatttctCAATAATCTACCTATCACTTGTGAATTCAAACATTTTTCCTTAACAAAAGGTCATTCTTAATCACTCAATTGTTACACAACCAACCGTGAAAAGGTCAAGAAACCATGATAGCTCATTCATCTAAGTAATTAGCATCTATAAGATCCACTACTCCACTTGTCTACATCCGCAGGATCATAGGTATGAATATTCGAGCCTTATTCAAACCatcgctctaataccacttgcTAGTAATAGAGAGTGCTCATATATAAAAGTGAGCACTAGTGACCTAAATGCTCAAAACCATTAGATGTTGGGTCCATCATGCATATAAGCAACTCATCCTTCATTCAATTTTTATTGAGAAGTGTTTGAACAAAAAATAAATTGAGAATTATTGACCTAGTTTGGCTCCTTATTTCTATTTGGATAAGTCAAATTAAACAAGAATATCGACAATGCTTTAAACAGTTTTGCTCTTTCTTAAAAACATGAAGCTTTTTTTACCGGGGACAGCGGGATTATGGACCGTGACAAGAACTTTTCCACAAGTTATGCAAATAAATTCATGTGATGTTGAGTGTGAAAATGTCAAATAATCATGAGAGGTcacattatttattataaaatctTGTAaacatttttttcttaattatgaTGAAcagaataatttaaaaattaaaaagaagaccCACATCTCTTATTGGTTAACATGTGTCAAATATACCACAATCTAAATGTTCCCAAAGGAATTGAAGCTTTAAAATACCAAAAACTAACGATGAGTATAACTCATATTCATAATGTCTTTGTGTAGAAGTCCACAAAATGCAACGACTACTGTAACAATTGGTATAATGCATAAAAAGTTCATACAAAGGGTGAGACTCTCAATTCCATGGGGCATAGTTAGAGATATTAGATGGCAAGCTGGGATGTTTTTGCTAGGAGgttaatcattattatcaataGAACTAAAACTAAAAATAGGAAATTCACCTCGGATAGGGCTTTTGTGTGCTGTAGttattgacttttttttttaagtaaaagacactaacctctctTGAGGTTTAACAAAAATATAGAAACCTCTCTTAAGGCTTCAAATATCTCATGAATCTCttctaaaatttgaaaaatgctaCAAATCTTCCCTAACAATTGGTTGAAAATAGTAAAAACAGTGAtgaatatatttcatatttcaaatcCTCAGTGCGTCCATTCTAGTCCTCCTAGAAGTCCAAAAATGCAGCTGTAAAAATTAATATAATGCATAAAAAGTTTATACATtgtccccccaaaaaaaaaatcccctttAATGTGGGTAAGATGAAATATTAAAGTCAAATCACTTGGTAGGCCATTGGTTTCAATCATAATATGATTAAATCCCAATAAAAAATAGTCAAATTTTAATAATTTCCCAGTCAACTTCAAGACTTGCATACAAATGTTTGTAAAGTATTCAACTAATTCTCTGCaacttaattataattttttatgagCAATTTTTCCGtatttaattacttttttttttaaactatgatcaagaaattttcaattttgactaTTTTACTTGCCAAGGAATCGTGTGATCAATCAAATTGTAAACTAAATAACATATATGCGCATAAATGCCTTaagcaaaacaaaaacaaaataatttcCGCAAATAACAGAAAGCCTAGATGTTTGACGATATAACGGCAAAAATCATGAAAGACCCAAAGGCAAGGTTCCATTAGGAACAACATTTtgccttcctttttttttttttttgaacaaaaaatgaaaataaaaatgcgTATTTTTATGCCTTATgctttttatttcttaaaaaaccTTTGATGCACAACCACATTCAAGGACTGCATTTGCTCAATCCAGAAGCATCAATAAGAAAGGAAATCTCTTGCAATACACCAAATCTTACATGACTATTGAGCGAATAGATATCATTTTTTGAAATCTCTCCTCTTTTAAGTCAAAAAGAGACTAACTCCCTAACCTCAATTATTCATAGAGTGAATAGATAGAGGAGAATTACTTTGTTGactcccctcccctcccctcccctcaGCCATACATCTcttttttgtccttttttttttagcTCGCTTACACCAAGTATACCATCTGTGGGAACTCAGCTCGCTACTATGACGAAATTTTCAATACTTTGTAGTAAACACCCAGGTGGTTCGTTTTGTTTCCATACGCAATTCCAGATTTCTATTCTTCTGTACTACTCTCTTCCCTGTAGGAGCAGGAGCGAACGCAGAATCTAGAAGTGGATTTCTAGGGTTTTAGCTAGGGAGGAGATTTGAGTTTTCAAATAAGGGTTGAACTGAAGGAGGCAAAGAGGGAACAGTCCTAAATTTCGGTTTGGCCAAGAGGAAAAGAGTAGTAGGTGCCAATGGCAAAGGATGGGGTGAGAGGAATTGGAATCTAGATCAAGGCCCATGACAGATGTATGAGGGCCAATGGAAACATAGCAAACCAttataggaatttttttttttttttttttctttctagtgaTTTCCAAGTGCCCCAATTCAAACTCGGGACAAGATAATAATCAAAGCAAGACTAACTCAATACAAAAAATAAGCTTGTCTTATAAATATTAACCATCCAATCAAATTGGGTCCATAAAAACCTAAACTTGGACTCTCTTCACTTCGAGatgcataaaattcaaaatttcaaaggtTTAACAATGATGATGGTTGTGACATTCCTATGACCGAAACCGCAAACCCTTCTCCAAAACAATGCTTTTTTTATTTCTATGAAGAATTTCTTCCCCTTGGCTTCTTATGTTTTGTTAGAAAAagtaataaaaatgaaaagaaaatgaaTGAATGGTGAAGAAAAAGACCGTCAACACAAACCACCTTTAATAGAAGAATGCAATGCAGTGTGCGGCATTCTGAATAGGACATTTAAAAATAATGAGTAGCCTCAAAGCTGAAGCCCTGAATCTCTATTCAACACAAATGTAGTGATAACTCTCATTGCTGATTAAAAAAATGAATCCATTTCTATGTTTCTCTCCCGAGAGAAAAATAAACCAGCAAGAAGACTTAATCTGCCCACAACCAGTTTAACCATAACAGATCCCAGTCCAAGCCAATGTAAATATCATGTACAGGAAATGCAGCACAGGCAAGAACTCCAAAGAATGTTCAGAACCAAATGAAATAAAAGCATTAAAATCCAGTATCTAATAATCAGTTAATAAAATCCATAATCTATTAAAACATAGTTCTTCAGTTACTGCAGCCCCAACTTATGTTGGGGTTATACATCCAGGGCAGTCCAAACACTGAAACGACGAACTCCCTATCAAAATCTCCTTCCCAAAGTTAGAATTTTATGGTACATCCTACATACCATCAGGACAGAAAAAAACAGCCTGCTTTCTCATAACCATACACTATAATTTATAGAAAGGAGCAAAAATATCAAACTCCCAGCCACTACTAGCAAGCCAAGCACTCTCTTACCCTACTTTGGGGCTTAGGGCTTTTCCAGTTTCCTCAAAGCATTTCAATTCTCAATGAGCCTTATTATAATTGCTCTCCTCCCACAGCACTTTTCCACTTTATTTTCTTATTTGCCCCTCCCTCCTTTTGTATTATCATAAATAAACAAAAGACAAACAAGAGGAACTGCCCAATTCAACTTGCCATTTGATCTCTACAAATCCAAGCAACTTGAACCCTAGGGCTCATTCACGTACCAACATGAGTTGACCTTGTCATGTAGGGCGGTAGTGCTAAAAAGGTTAGATACTTAGCaaagtaatttttcaattatCATCTACGGCTGAAGAACAGGAAGTCCGGGTGATTGACCTGGTGCGACCTTAACCAGTTCTCAGCTTCCTGCAAGAGTGAGTTCGACAATTGGCGCTCATGTCCTCCATTAGGTGTCCACAACGATCCCTTGAACTTGTATGACGCAAGACCAAAAACAGGCAAGGAAATCTTGGGGACACCATCCATTTCACTGGGGCATGTAACAACAGGAGCCTGAGCATTTTGAGCACCTGCAATAAGTCAAAATGCTAAGCAGTTGGAAAGCAGAAGGCTTAGAATGATGATGCAGTAGAGTTATTCTAAAAAATATGTGCATCATTAGTGCACTGGGTAGTTACAATTTTCACCACTTCAACTTGGTCTAATACCTCGCAGGACTGAACCAAAACAATCAAACCTCAGTAACTAGGCACAGTTGTCATGCAGCCATCGATCCATCCAGATGACTGATCCTCATATAACTCTAGCATGCAATATCATTGCAACAAATgcttcatttttttcaaaatacaaaTCCTAATGCCaatttattaaatatgtttttccccCTCATCCTTTGGTTTTGCAACGCATAAATTATTACAACAGATTTTACAATTTATACAGTAAATAAGGCTATTTTGAAAGGAATTACTAGGGTAATTTTGCTTAAAAGTCATTTCAAACGAAAGGGcattaacccaaattttcttgctTGGCTGCTTCAGCAAGGATCATCCATCCCATCCCCACccccttaaaaaataaataaataaacaaacagataAAAAAACAAAATCAACAGCAGCAAGAGCCTTATTTTCTTCATTACAATGACAGAAAGCCACCAACAATTAGGTTTCCCGTGTTAAAATCTGAGCAAATTCAGCCACTAGTGGGCAGTTTGCATATTTACTTGCATTAGTTCATCTATTTCATTTTTAATTCCAACATAATAAATGGATACACAATTTTAAAAAAGATATATAGGTCAACCCAATCCCCAACTTGCCCCACACTCCACTTTTACCCATCTACCATGCTTTCATAAAGCAAGTTCACCTATTACATTTGCAATTCTTTGTAATCGCATGatcaagcatgaagaaaatttGTGTTTCgaattttttgaaaatggaaAAGCCCACAAATAGTTTTAGCCCACACTGAAAAATGTTTCATCATAGAATCTTAAAGTCAAAGACTATACACGTAAATAAGAACACATGCATGTCTAGTATGAAAATGCATCTACTTttgcataataaataaaattatactgaTAAAATTTTCTTAGTTACCTCTCATGGGAGCATGAAGATAATGGAAGGTTAGAAAGCAAGCATCCAAATCTCTTAATGTTGGTCCTGTTGGTATTCTGTATATAGGATACCTACATCAACAACTCCTTTAGAACCAATCATGCGTGAAAACAGAAATTAAGAAGCAAATACAAAATGATAATGATTAAATACCAGGCCACAGATATCCAACTGGAAGACAATAAATCACAACTTCTTAAAGTCTTGAGCTCGGGGAAACGGCAGGCAAGATCAAATATCTGCATcaataaaattatcaaatgaaGTACCCAAAAAAGGTGAAAAGGCATCCAAACTTTGGGTTTTTAAGATTTATGCAAaatcatgagagagagagagagagagagagagagagagagagagagagagaggggggggggggacaagaGGAAGAAAGACAGACCTTGTCAGCTAAAGGTTCCCGACTGTAAGGAGGGTCTTGTTCAAGGTATTCAAATAGCAGGCAACCTTGTGAATTCCCAGATTCGCCATCATCACTAGAAAAATCTTCTCGGAGTATAGTATGCTGGTCTCTCAAAGACATTCTATCCAATCTAATAGGAATCTCACCTGCTATATGGCCACAATTCCATTGCTCCGATGAGCAATTGAATCTTTCAGGTTCACAATCACTGCTACCATCACTACTTGAGTCCCTAAAATAGTCACCATCACTGTCTTCAGCCAGCCGCCTAGCACATGATAGGAATGTCAGGATTTTTTTTATTACTCCATTAAACAACAAAAACAATATGAGCAGAGAAGATAACAAGAGCAAATGTCATGAAAGTATTGACAAGCCAATTACAAAgcctatataatattttaaaaacaaataaagtaCCCAACAACCACCAGAACCATCTGATTTTTTTGCGGGGGCAATCATGATATTTGCTGAATAAAATAAGACAGAACATTATAACTGGTTTCATTAATAAAAGAAAAGCTAGCTGATAGCTTGAGCTATTTGCAGACTTTCTTGAAGAATATTCATTAGACATAATggtaataaattatttatttttaggcATCATTAAAATACATGTTAAAATATTTTGGCGAAACTAGTTAAAGACACACTTCATCATAACTTCCAATTAtatccaaaataaaaataaaagattagaATAACTTTAACTTGTGATAGGGAGAGCTTTGACTAATCTGTAGAAGTATTACATAAAAATCTGAAGGCCATATAAGACTGTACATCTTGCCCTCCCTAGAATTCCAATGGCAtgtgcttcttttttttttggggggggggggtggaggggGGAGTGCGGTGGTGTGAATAATTTGTTAACATTGAATTTAATAGTAAAATAACAAGTAAATCTGTAGTGATGAAGCGCATGATTAAATTTATAAacgaaccaaaaaaaaaaaaacgatgaaAACCAAATCAAGTTAATTAATTAAGGATCAACTAAACAGAAACCAATTATTTTATTGTGCAACTTGAATTCTAAATAAAAATCACACGTACAAAAAAGTATTGTACAAGTTAAAAATTCTAAGGAAAAAAACAGAGATAATAAAAGATCAGGACACAGTATGATTTACAATAAGTGAACCTCATGAAACTCAGTTGGAACAAAACATATACTTATAAAAAACAAAAtggaataaattaaaattttgaaacaatAACCAACAAACAGTAAACTGTCTTCAAAACAAATATTAACAAAGTGACAACAATGATAAATGACAACAAATATGAGGAAAAGCAGGAGAAAATTACTGGCAAAAAGGAAATGAGTGAAGAAATATAGCTGCAGAGTGCAGAATACAAAGTCCCTCCATCTGCAAAACTCAGATGGCTCATGGTTGACAAAAATGCCTTGGTTTAAGGTTTCCGAGTGAAATGGAGACTTTAATGGCAAGAATATTTACAACTAAATTTTTGGAGCATTTGATTTACAGCAATCAAATCCAATCAATCAGAATCCATTCTAGTTCATTAGATTAGGACATTGGTTTGCATTATGGAATTTTATGTAATACATGACTACTACCAAAATCCAGTTCTCAGACTCCCCATGAGAGAGGGAATTCTGGAGAAACACTTTCTCATAGAACTTTGGAGAATTGCCTATAATCCTAGCATAAAAATCCCAATTTTTTGAGAGTCGCAGGCATTTTGTTAACCACTTTGTGGTTGCTGCAGAAGGTTTAAATAATGGCTTAGACTGTTATGAAACAGATTTTTTAGGTCTCAATACTGTTGTTACACCCCAAATTAGCCATATGACTAAAATCAGTCATAGCAGCTGCCACGGACCACTATTGCTATGTAACAGCACGCTATAAGCCATTATGGGAATGCCACAAGACTTCTATGGCAAAATAActattatctttttatttttaactcttaccatttttctttttttaaatcaatCCCAGTCAGCTATGCAAAGAAGAGATGGAGGACCATCATCACCATTTAGGAGGATTATTCTGCACACATATCCACAGCAACTTCTTCCTTCCGTCCTCTCTCTAC
It contains:
- the LOC131153418 gene encoding uncharacterized protein LOC131153418 gives rise to the protein MSGAGLQFGRTRGEDRFYNPAKARTYRNQQHDQLRRAQSDGTESLSPAIRENKFVISGRRESENQTGSEEPRKQVDVPDFEPVVSPLSNLERFLEAIRPSVPAQYLSKTTMRGWKTCDVEYQPYFVLGDLWESFKEWSAYGAGVPLVLNGSDCVVQYYVPYLSGIQIYGDSIEASVKSRRLAEDSDGDYFRDSSSDGSSDCEPERFNCSSEQWNCGHIAGEIPIRLDRMSLRDQHTILREDFSSDDGESGNSQGCLLFEYLEQDPPYSREPLADKIFDLACRFPELKTLRSCDLLSSSWISVAWYPIYRIPTGPTLRDLDACFLTFHYLHAPMRGAQNAQAPVVTCPSEMDGVPKISLPVFGLASYKFKGSLWTPNGGHERQLSNSLLQEAENWLRSHQVNHPDFLFFSRR